One window from the genome of Aptenodytes patagonicus chromosome 4, bAptPat1.pri.cur, whole genome shotgun sequence encodes:
- the SCD5 gene encoding stearoyl-CoA desaturase 5: MAGSRRPASGEAGTAGCGQAIVWRNVVLMGLLHLGAVYALSLVPRAQLLTLLWAYFCFLMTALGVTAGAHRLWSHRSYKAKLPLRIFLAAANSMAFQNDIYEWSRDHRVHHKYSETDADPHNARRGFFFSHIGWLFVRKHRDVIEKGRKLDFTDLLDDPVVRFQRKYYKSSVVLMCFVIPTFVPWYLWGESLWNAYFLASILRYTISLNVTWLVNSAAHMYGNRPYDKYINPRQNTFVTLGAIGEGFHNYHHTFPFDYSASELGLKFNPTTWFIDFMFWLGLVTDRKQAPKEMIQARKERTGDGSA; the protein is encoded by the exons ATGGCCGGGTCCCGGCGGCCGGCGAGCGGCGAGGCGGGCACGGCGGGCTGCGGGCAAGCCATCGTCTGGCGCAACGTAGTGCTGATGGGGTTGCTGCACCTGGGCGCCGTCTACGCGCTCAGCCTGGTGCCGCGGGCGCAGCTCCTCACCCTCCTCTGGG catatttctgtttcctgatgACGGCCCTGGGTGTGACGGCTGGTGCGCATCGCCTGTGGAGCCACCGTTCCTACAAAGCCAAGCTGCCTTTGCGGATCTTTTTGGCTGCAGCTAACTCCATGGCTTTCCAG AATGACATCTACGAGTGGAGCAGAGACCACCGTGTGCACCACAAGTACTCAGAGACGGATGCAGACCCACATAACGCCCGCCGTGGCTTCTTCTTCTCCCACATCGGCTGGCTGTTCGTGCGCAAGCACCGGGACGTCATAGAGAAGGGGAGGAAACTGGATTTCACTGACCTGCTGGACGACCCCGTTGTCAGGTTCCAAAGAAA GTATTACAAGAGTTCAGTTGTGCTGATGTGCTTTGTGATCCCTACCTTTGTGCCGTGGTACCTCTGGGGTGAGAGTCTGTGGAACGCCTACTTCCTTGCCTCCATCCTCCGGTACACCATCTCCCTCAATGTCACCTGGCTGGTCAACAGCGCCGCTCACATGTATGGCAACCGCCCTTACGACAAGTACATCAACCCCAGGCAGAACACGTTTGTCACTCTGGGAGCCATTG GTGAGGGTTTCCACAACTACCACCACACCTTCCCATTTGACTACTCAGCCAGCGAGTTGGGCCTGAAGTTCAACCCCACCACCTGGTTCATTGACTTCATGTTTTGGTTGGGGTTGGTCACTGATCGCAAGCAGGCTCCGAAGGAGATGATCCAGGCTCGTAAGGAAAGGACTGGAGATGGCAGTGCTTGA